From the Paenibacillus sp. MMS20-IR301 genome, the window GATGCCAGCGCCGGCGGCAGCGGAATGGGCAGGCTGCTGTATTACATTGAGGGGCGCACAGCCCTGTACAGTGACCCTGCTGTGCTGCGGTGGCTGTGGCTGCTGCTGGGACTGTCCCTTCTGCGGCTGCTGCTGTCCCCCTTTATCCGGGCAGGGCTGCTGCATGAGCTTCATCAGGAACGCGCGGGGGCGCGCGGGCTGTTCTTTTTTCCCGGAATGAAGCGTTATGGGCTCCCGGTGCTGCTGTTCAGTCTCGTAGAATGGGCGCTCATCCTTCTCCCGCTCTATTGGCTGCTTCCCGCTATGTACCCGCTGCTTGTCAGCGGCATTCTTAATTATCCGCAGCTGCTTCTGCTGGCGCCTTACGTCCTGGGCTGGCTCATCTACCTCTTCCTCATCCGCAAGCTGCTGCTCTATATGCAGTTTGGCTATACCGCCGGCAGCGGCATGTTCGCTTCTCTGCTGATCTGCCTGAAGGTACTGCTGAAGTCTATTCTCATCTCGGCAGTCATGGGAGCAGGCAGTCTGTTAACTCTGATCCTCTGCAGTGCCTCTGCCATCCTTTGTCCGGGCCTGCCGGCCCTTCTGCTGCGCCAGGGAGCCTTCCTGCCCTCTACCTTATTCAAAATGTGGGGAATCGCCGCACAGTATCATCTCTGGTCCAGTAAATCATTTCCACAATAATCTGCTGTTAAAATGGCATACTACAAGAGTCATTGCCTCCCTCAAAGGGCGCAAGACTCTTTTTTTGTACGGGCCCAGCCGCTGCATTTGCAAAACTGTAAATCCTTTGGTACAATGATGCCTGTACTACTAGTAACAAATTTGTAATCTTTAAGATGGATCTGAACATTACCTGTAACTTAACCTGTAACTTATGAAATTAACCTTTGCTGACAAGTCACTGTTCTGGTGCACAAAACGCCTAATTCCTTGCACCGGGAAGTGGGGGAACCATATTTTGGGTGAATTGATCTCGCTTTAGAGGGGTCATAGGGGAACCTTCTACCGAATCCTTAAGCTAACCTCGCAGGCCTTGGAAGGAGTACATCTTTTGAGAAGTCAGAATTTTAAGAAGAAATGCACCGCAGCAGCGCTGGGTCTTGTGATGGTATTCACACTGGGAGCAGGCAGCGCTTTCGCAGACTCCAAAATGGATACTGTGATCTCTAAAACAATTGGTACGGCCTATAAAACCGGAGGCACAAGCACCAGCGGTTTCGATTGCTCCGGGTTTACCAAATACGTATTCAAAAATATCGGCCTTACTTTGCCCCGCACTTCTAAAGCGCAGTACAACGTAGGAACAGCCGTCGCAAAAAGTAACTTGCGTGCCGGCGATCTGGTTTTCTTTAATACGCTGGGTAACGGAGTTTCCCATGTCGGTATTTATGTCGGAGAAGGTAAATTTGCACAATCGTCCACTTCACATGGTGTAACCATCAGTTCGCTGAGTCAGGCATACTGGGCCAACCGCTACGTTGGCGCCAAACGGGTAATGAGCACTACCGCCTATCAGGCTGTCGCTTACGATTGAACTCTTGATTATTTCCCCGGATTTTGAATCCTCTAACACTAAATGTAACTTATACAGGCCCGGAACTTGATTATTGCCGTAATCATTTCCGGGTTTTTCCTTTTCCTTATTCTACCTTTTACACATTTCTGCAAACCATGAAACAGCTTTTTCACCGGATTTTTAATAAATTATTCGAAATAACTTACCTGTAGCTTACCTTGTACGTAAATATGAGTCTTTCTAAGCACCTATAACTCTAAAATGTGCAAAAAAAATGCATTAATATGTTATAAGTGATTGCCAAGCGCCCTAGTCTTTGTTACAATTATCGCAGTGAGATTTTAGTAACATTTTTGTAATTATTGAATCTGTTTTTACAAAGGTTTTGTCATGTATTGAATAAACAGCTAATCCTAATCAACAGTCGTGCCGAGTTTCCTAACAAGTTAGGGAAACGGGGGAACCAACTTTGGGTGAATTGACCTCCTATTCTAAGAGGGGTCATAGGGGACCTTCAACCGAACCCTTAAGCTAACCTCGTAGGCATTTGGAAGGGGTATTTACTTTTGAAGAAGAAGTTAGCAGCCGCAGTACTAAGCTTTTCCATCATCTTCACCATCGGAGCAGGAAGCGCTTTCGCGGATTCCAAAATGGATAAAGTGATCGACAAAGCCATCGGGACCAAATACGTATCCGGCGGCACAACAACAAGCGGTTTTGACTGTTCCGGATTTACCATGTATGTTTTTGATAAGATCGGTATTGACCTGCCACACCAATCCGGTTCCCAATACCAGATGGGTACGGCTGTATCCCGTGACGAGATGAGACCGGGAGACCTTGTTTTCTTCAACACAAGCGGTAAAGGCATTTCCCATGTCGGCGTTTATGTTGGCGAAGGCAAGTTCGCACATGCTTCTTCCTCACGTGGTGTAACTATCAGTTCGCTGAGTGACAGCTACTACGTCAACCGCTACGTTGGCGCCAAACGGATTATGAGTACGGATGCTTACAAGAGCGTGGCTGCAGATTCCGAAGACAATGACGATGTGCAATAAGCAGTTCTAAGATAAGCGCTTTTCCAGGATTTTTGCCGAAATCTTGGGGAAGGGCTTATTTTTTTGTCTATAAAAGTACTTACCCCGCTCTATATCCGTCAAACACCCATAATGCCGTTTCATAAAATATTTTTTCGCGTTTGTCAAGTTTCTGCATTTCCGGCCGTTATTTGCGTCCAATCTGCTGGTTTTGTATATAATTATTACAAGAAGTATTCTCTCCTGAAAGGAGGTCCCCGTTATGATTAGTACTCCTGTTACATTTTATGTGGTTCCTATGGAGCCGCAGCATGCAGCTGCGATCTGTGAGTGGAATTACAGGCCCCCGTATAATATATACGGCTGGATGTCCTGGGAGCAGATGCAGGCGCTCGGTGTTGAATTCGGAGACCCGCAGCTGCGCAGCGAGCAGTATGTATCGGTCGTGAACGGCCAAGGTATTCTCTGCGGCTTCGCCCAGCTGTTTCCTATGGAAGGCGTAGTCCGTCTCGGCGTGGGCATGCGGCCTGATCTGTGCGGTCACGGCATGGGGCATCTGTTCATGAAAGCCATCGTCCAGGCTGCTCTGGCCCGTTATCCTGAGCGGGAGATCGATCTGGAGGTATTAACCTGGAACCAGCGCGCCATCCGCGCCTACCAGAAATGCGGATTTACCATTACCGATACCTATGAACGCAGAACACCAACGGGCAATAAGCCGT encodes:
- a CDS encoding GNAT family protein; translated protein: MISTPVTFYVVPMEPQHAAAICEWNYRPPYNIYGWMSWEQMQALGVEFGDPQLRSEQYVSVVNGQGILCGFAQLFPMEGVVRLGVGMRPDLCGHGMGHLFMKAIVQAALARYPEREIDLEVLTWNQRAIRAYQKCGFTITDTYERRTPTGNKPFYCMVYEK
- a CDS encoding C40 family peptidase: MVFTLGAGSAFADSKMDTVISKTIGTAYKTGGTSTSGFDCSGFTKYVFKNIGLTLPRTSKAQYNVGTAVAKSNLRAGDLVFFNTLGNGVSHVGIYVGEGKFAQSSTSHGVTISSLSQAYWANRYVGAKRVMSTTAYQAVAYD
- a CDS encoding C40 family peptidase gives rise to the protein MKKKLAAAVLSFSIIFTIGAGSAFADSKMDKVIDKAIGTKYVSGGTTTSGFDCSGFTMYVFDKIGIDLPHQSGSQYQMGTAVSRDEMRPGDLVFFNTSGKGISHVGVYVGEGKFAHASSSRGVTISSLSDSYYVNRYVGAKRIMSTDAYKSVAADSEDNDDVQ